The genomic region acgatatggtatttgaaggtaaaaattaataaatacaggtatggttaGACcggtcgaaccgaaagtaacgattctgaaaacgccaaaagttgggtaccaaattggtaccgaaaatgatttggtatagtaaatttggtaccgatacgataccgattcgtttacaggatttgatacgatttgctcatcaatattctaaatatccaagttaattttacatgttacaattcattcattacagaaaaagacaaaaaaagaaagcaaaataagttgttgtgtatataaaacctcattcaaacgaaatacagtttacttactgtgtgtatgaaaagtaatctaaacggtgcaattacttgcattgctgcgttgttacaggatttgatgagctcggtaccaacagGTACcaaaaataccgttaccgaaatccccaaaagtgggtaccggtaccgaatatacctagtatggtacggttcggtaccggttggtactggtacggcaccggtatttgagggtaaaagcCGATGAATACttgtgcagaaccggtaccgaaaatacaccgatttggtaaatttgagactgatacctatacccgataccatttgctgaTTTCTTAATAATGTATTCCACtctaaatttaatttaaaaaataaattataaagcACTGTTCATTCACTTTCTTTTTTTATCATATAGATGTTTTTCCAttttaattaacatatttttataatTCTTGCTTATATTTTATGTTATGTAAATAGTATTTTAGAATTCCTTTACTAATCATTTTTAAACTATTAAAATTATGTGTATTGTTTTTAAAGTTAAATAATAACTTTCTTCTTAACATttaatttagagtaaactgccattttggttcctgaggtttggtcacttttgccactttagtccaaaactcaaacttattgtatctgggtccctgtggtttcagttttattgccattttggtccaaaaatgaaatcaggtcatatttgtcttataaaatcctgcaattttgtcattttcttcaggggtaaatcaggtcatatttgtcttataaaatatggtatttatttataaaaaataaatgatcattttgcccaaGCGAAAacggacaaaatagcaggattttataagacaaatatgatctgatttcatttttggaccaaaatggcaataaaacagaaatcacagggacccagatgcaaaaagtttgagttttggactaaagtggtaaaagtgaccaaaccacaggaaccaaaatggcagtttactctttaatttatatatttttattcaaACATTATTCAATAATTTCAACAAAAATTCTATAGtttacatttttataatatttatctTTAACATTGTATTTTTTGTTTATGTAAGAATATTTTTAGAAATTCGAATTATCATACTCATCAAATATTTTTATACCATCTTAAAAATATTTTAATCTTGAGTAAATACCTATCAGGTTACAATCCTTTGTGGAAGGCAAATGCGTTATATTGATAGTGCCAATTTAACAAGCAGTGGCGCATCCAAGATTTTTTTCACCGGGTTCCTTTTGCTAGATTTTcactaattctcactatttttttctaaatcatataaaatttccactatttttttcatttttttccaaTCCGAAGAGGTTCTCGGGAACCCCCAAAACACCTCTGGATCCGCCACTGTTAACAAGATTTGGTTTGATTTAGTTGTTAATAAGTTTTACATTTTTGTGCAGGAAAAAATTGATTTTTaggaaaaaaattataaatatgaGTATGAAAAACGATATCATTTATCAAATAAAGATAAATTATGATCCTTTGTATCAATATCGTTTTGTCAATAACAAAATCTATAGTAGGTGTAAAAAATACTTTAAAGAAATTAAAAGTAAAacatttatattaaaaaaacggTTTGAAAAAAATAGTTATaagaataaattaataaaaagatTCGATAATCATTAAAACCTCTCATTTAATGTTGGTCTTTAACGGTATTAGATCACCCGTATAGAGGATGTGGGCGTCTTTTTGCACTAAAAACGCCCCACCACGCCCAAATACACCACCCCGGGGTGTTTTCCTTCAAAAAGTTGGTTGGGCGTTTCCTTTAAAACGCCAGAGAACTTTTGCTTTGACCAGTAGAATATTCCCAAGTTTTCCATgtaatattatttgttttattttagtaaaaagtaATAATTGGGTAGTGACATTATACCACAAGGGAAAAGTTCATTTAAGAATAAATTtaacattaaatagtttataactcctctcattaattatgttatctctcattAATATAGCAAAAAACAATTTTAtgctacacatttcaaaatttgtcctacatatatcttacacttaccgaGATTTACCCTAAGCATACCTAAATTGATCATACACATTTATGAATTTATACTACACATACTAAAATctatcctacacatgtcgaaaattgtcctCCACCATAGATTATTTTATCTTTAAAGAGtatatttaaaagtgagttacaaGTTTAATTGGTTAGCTAATTTattacaattagaaatttacctatatgcccttattaatTACATTAAATgcacatattaaatgaagtaaaatggaacatttctattggtttaaaatttattctttttattcttacaaaaaccTTCCAATATACCACTATGCCATTTTTAACTTTAAACCCTATAGGATCACCCGTAGTGGATGGTTTTTTGACGTTTTTACCCAAAAAAACGTCCAATAACGTCCGGTAACAGCCCTTTGTgacgtttttttttatttttattttttgaaaaaaattggtaATTTCAAATAATGTCCAAAGAAGAGCTTGAACTTCAAACCCACTACAATGTTGGTAGAGTAAATTTGGAAAGAAAAAACTAAGGTAATTTCGTAGTAGTCATTTTACACGTTGGTCTGCTGGTTACATGGTTTCTTTGTTTGCAGggttctttctctctctctcttttggTGGTGATGAGGATGCTTACTTTTACACGTGTGGTCTTGCCTGTATGTTTCCCTTTTGTGTGTGACGCGTGGCATATTTTGATGTTCCACCTTTATGTGGCGCTCTTTTTCCAGTTGTCGCTGTCGGTTTGTATTCCGTTGGTAGCCTGCGTTGGTTGTTCAGGTCAGCAACGGGTTTCTACGCCTTAATTTCGGTATCATAATCCATGGTTTTGTTGTTTATTATATCatctgtgcttatgtgttcccttttttttgggtttttcataATGCACACCAACTGTTTGACAATATGTCCTGATAGATTTGCTTTCCGGGTTTTACTCTAAGCTTTAGAAGATTGCTTTGTGTATGTTAGGAGTACATTTATACTTATGACTAAGTTAAAAAAAAGTAGCTCATTTATACTTATGACTACTGCTGCTTTAGCTAACGTAATACTTATAATGACATAGGTAATTCATTTGTTGCTTATAATTTGCTCTAATACACAGATAGGATACAAAATACAGCTGAATGTTATATGTGGGTTGTTATTTTGCTTCCATTTCAGTTAGATCATTTGCGGATGCTGCTGCGTTTACTGATGTCGTTATTTTTAAAATTAATAGttaaaatatatgaaaatgaattaaaaaaggcgaattggaaataaataatcccacctacctcaatttggccgataataatcccaagtcagttattgaccgttaataatcccaagtcagttattgaccgataataatccgaattggtcaaattttttttgtaagatagtccgccgttaaaatagcttaacggagctaagtttttttttttttttttccgaattacaaaccgatgttttatgacttttgatcagaacgaggatacgagtcgattgatgtaaaacttacctcgaaattgtgctcgaaatggcttgatttttgttaattggaagtttaaacacccgaattgaagctcCGTTGTCGTGGgttggggcagtatttcgaggtaagttttacttcaatcgactcgtatcctcgttctgatcaaaagccctaaaacatcggtttgtaattcggaaaaaaacttaactctgttaagctattttaacggcggactattttacaaaaaaaaaaaaattgaccagtttggattattatcggccaataactgacttgggattattatcggccaacttgagttaggtgggattatttatttccaatttgccatTAAAAAAGGTTAGCGCATTCGTGTTTGAGCCTTGCATTCATGTTTATGCATGTTCAGCAAGTGTATTTAAATCATATTTGTCATTATCTGTTACTTACACATGAAATTTGTATTCCTTATGTATTAAATTTTATTCACATAGCTGTTTAATTCCACGGAATGTTTATGTTAGCAACTGTTTTTGCAGATCGAATTGGTGTCCGGCCGTTTCTGTTTTAGGCAGGTTTGTTGTTGTCGTTTTTTTCACTGTTATATATGTTTATTTACCAAGTGTTCACACTTGGGAAATTTTAGCAGTTAATCGACAGAGATTGATCGAAATCCTGAGGCTAAGTTAGTAGAGATCGGTGCAAGCTTTACCGAACGCAAACGTACAGTTTATATTCATTATGCTCCAGCCATCAGACAGGAAACGCAGGTGGCATGAGGCTTCCTCTTCTAATCCTGTCTTATACACCGGTCATCAATCAGCCGCTCAAAGGAGATACCGCTCATCACTGCTTCGGTCAGTAGCGGAGCGTAATGCACTACCCGAGAGAATAGGTCACACAGGGGCTCTGGCATCTCCATCGTATTTGGATTTAGGAGACTGCAATAATGTTTGCGAGTTTTGCGGATCGATCTTTTGGTTTGACGAGCGTTTAATATCCTCCCCGTTAAACTCTCGTCCAAAATACTCCGTATGCTGCCGAGGAGGAAGAGTAGCGCTCCAATTTCCTATTCAACCTCCACAAACCATGAAACACCTATTTTCTCAGTCACAGTTTCTCGTAAATATCCGTGCATACAATTCCATGTTTTCCGCGACCTCTTTCAGTGCCAGGATCGATGAAACGGTTAATCAAGGTGCTAGTCCATACGTTTTCATAGTTGCTGGTCACGTATCGCATTGGTTAGGATCACTTTGTCCACCGGAAGGCGAAAGTCCTAGATTTCTTCAAATGTATATATCTGATTGTGACAACGAGATTTCTAACCGTCTTCGTTTCTTCAATGGTGAAGACCGTTGCGACCTTTCAGCAGATGTGGTCTCCGTTCTGGCCAATACATTGCAGGACGTAAACGagtacgttaaactttttaaaggCGCAAGGGAGTTATTGTTAAACCAGCAGATAGACATTCCGGATTTCGTAATAAGACTTCACAGCCGAGGCTACAACGGTCCGGTTGCTGGCACTCTCGGAGCTATCGTTTGCGATGGCGATTCGACAGCCGAGGAGTTCGATATCGTTATCAAAAGAAATGATAACACTCCTCATAGAGTAAGCAAACTGCACTCATCGTACATGCCGCTACAATATCCATTACTCTTCCCTCGTGCAGAACAAGGCTGGTCACCAGAGCTTAAACTTAAACTCACTCCAAATCCATTATCGCGCCATCGTAACCATAACCGTATCCGTAACAGGCTCACAATGAACATGTTTTACAGTTACCAAATTCATGATCGCGAAGGAACATACACACATCTACTAAAAGCGGGAAGACTGTTCCAACAATATTTAGTGGACGCTTACGTTTGCATTGAACATTGTCGTCTAGAATATTTTCGTGCAAACCAGAATCTGTTTCGCATGGAACTTCTTAGTGGCATACACGATGCTATTTCTAGAGGTGACACCGAGGGTTCAGATGTGGGCAAACGCGTAGTCTTACCTGCATCATTTACAGGCGGCCCTAGATACATGTACAAACATTATCAAGATGCATTGGCTATATGTAGAGTTTATGGAAACCCTCAATATTTTATCACTTTTACGTGCAATGTTAGATGGCCCGAGATTAAACGTGCGCTAAACCGAGTTCACTGTGCAAATGCACATGATCGGCCAGATCTTATCGCGAGAGTTTTTCGGCTAAAGGTGGAGTCGCTTACGAAGTTTCTACGATCTAAAAAGCCTTTTGGTGAAGTAGCAGCAGGTAATACTCTCTAAAACTATTTTCTTACTCTTTTTACTATTCCTTTTATAACCTGGGTAAATTGCAATTTACATCCTTTAAGTTTGAGCAAAATTGCAGGCGTTGTTATTTAACTAACGAAATTACATTGGATGTCCTTTATGTTATAGTTTCTCATCATGCTATGTCCTTTTGCTCTAACTCAGTTAACCTTTGTGTTAACTCCTAACATGTCCATTCACATGAGGGTATAATTGTCACTTTTGCTTAAAATATATCTTCCTCTCGAAGTTTCACTggcaatttttttttgttttagttaTTAAGCGAAAATGGTCATTATGCCTTCATGGGAGGGGCACGTGTTAAGAGTTAACAaaaaaattaactaggttaagATAAAAAGACACCACATGATGAGAAACTGTAACCTAAAGGACATTCAGTGTAATTTCGTTGGTTAAAGGACAACACCTGCAATTTTGGTCAAAGTTACCGGATgtaaaatgtaatttacccttataAGTATGAATGTATGAAGCTAAcaacaaacattgtttattcAGATTTGTATACTATAGAATTTCAGAAGAGAGGGCTTCCGCACTGTCATATCTTACTATGGGTAACCGCACCGCACAAAATTCGAGATGCATTGGATGTAGATCAACATATTACCGCAGAGTTGCCAGATCGATCTACGGAACCCATGTTGTATAGAATTGTCACCGACAGTATGCTTCACGGGCCATGCGGATTACCGAAAATTAATGCTCCATGTATGATTGACGGAGTATGCTCGAAATCTTTCCCAAAGCCGTATGAGCCGGTAACGCATTTTGATGAAGCCGGTTGCGTCCGTTACAAAAGGTCTATGAATGGTAGCCAGTTTATTAAATCCGGTGTTCCTCTTGATAACGGATTTGTGGTGCCGTATAATAAAACCCTGTGTATGCACTTTGATGCCCATATTAACGTTGAATACTGTGGTTGGATCATGCTTATCAAGTATTTATTCAAATATATTTCCAACGGTGCCGATAGGATCCTGTTTGCAGAAACGTCCACTAATATTGATGAAGTTAGCAACTATATTGATGGGCGCGTCGTTTGCCCGTATGAAGCGGCGTGGAGAATCTTAAACTTTCCGATTCATCATAGAAATCCAGCAGTTCAAGTACTTGCGGTGCATTTAGAAGGAATGCAGAATGTTACGTTTAAAGATTCCCAACGCTTACACCAGATAATAAATAACCCCGGGACGGGGAAAACAACATTAACCGAATGGCTGAAAAACAATGTTTATGATTCTACAGGCAGAGACTTGCGTTATATCGATTATCTATCTAGATACAGGTGGGATACCGCTGGAAAATTCTGGATTCGTAGATCAACAAACAAACCCCCGTGCATTGGTAGACTAACATACGTTCATCCAACATGTGGGGAACCGTTTTATCTTAGACTTCTACTAAACCATCAAGTCGGGTGTCGTTCTTTCACGGAAATCCGTACCGTCTCGGGTGTCGTATACCCGACTTTCCGTGCAGCATGTCAGAAACTTGGGCTAATTGGGAATGACGAAGAATGGGTTTCCACGTTTACAGAAGCGGCTCAACGTGCAACTTCAGGCGAACTAAGATCTCTGTTTGCCCATATGCTCCTTTTTTGCGGTGTATCCAATCCATTAGCGTTATGGGAAGATCAGTGGCTTAAAATGAGCGATGATGTTTGCAACGCTAATCTTCAACAATACGTTCTCTACGAAATAGAGGTCCTGTTAAGGTCGAGTGCAAACTCTTGCACGCTTTCGGACTTCGAATTGCCGATGCCGAATCAGTTGATGCTCTCAACGTTAAGAAACCAAAATCGCTTGCTATTGGAAGAAAAGAGTTACGACAGAGACAAATTGGCTACTGACCATTTGGTAATGCGTTCGACTCTTGGTCCAGATCAATTAGCGATCTACAACGTTGTCATGGATTCTTGTACTACATCGGTACAAGCTTTACTCTTCATTTATGGCCATGGCGGAACAGGCAAGACGTATTTGTGGAAGACTATAGTTTCCGCTCTTAGATCTATCGGTAAGGTGGTATTAGCGGTTGCGGCTTCGGGAATAGCGTCACTACTATTACCATCGGGCAGGACAGCGCATTCACGTTTTAAAATACCTTTAGATCTAACCGATGATTCGATCTGTGACATAAAAAAAAATACGCAACTGTCGCAATTGCTTCTTGAAACATGTCTCATCGTGTGGGATGAAGCACCCATGAACGATCGTAGGTGCTTCGAATCGTTGGATAGAAGTCTAAAAGACATTACCGGCGAAACATCAAAACCATTTGGCGGAAAGTCGGTCTTACTTGGAGGTGATTTCCGACAAACACTACCCGTAAAACCGAAAGCGTCAAAAGCTGAAATCGTAGCTTCGTGTTTACCAAGGTCGTATTTGTGGAAACGTTTCAAGGTACACAAGTTGACGGAAAACATGCGGTTAACGCAATCAGATACCGGATTAACTGCCGATGAAACGTTTAGGTCGTTTTCAAAGTGGTTACTAGACGTCGGAGATGGAAAAATAGGAATTCCTATCAAAGAAAATCAGCCCGACATCAAGTTGATAGATATTCCTACGCAATTCATGATTGAACCGAGTGATAACGGTGTTACCGAATTGATCCGTTTCGTCTACAATGAAACGGTTTTACACAGCCCAACATCGTCAAACATGGCCGATAGAGCGATTATATGTCCCAAAAACGAGACCGTAGATGAAATAAACGATATAATTCTTGCTACATCACCTGGCGAGTGTGTAACATATCTGAGTACCGATTCCATGACTCCATATTCGTGTAATGACAGTGTTACGGATGCCATGTATCCGACAGAATACCTGAATTTATTGGCTTTCAATGGCATTCCACCGCATtgtttaaagttaaaaaaacatagCCCTATTATGCTATTACGTAATATAGATCAAAAATCAGGTTTATGCAACGGTACTAGATTACTTGTCTCGCAGCTACTACCTAGAGTTATCGAGGCACATGTCATCACAGGCACGGCCATAGGACACCGTGTGTATATACCAAGAATCAACTTTGTGCATAATGGTAAAGACTTGCCTTTTATATTCACTCGACGTCAATTTCCGATTAAGTTGTGTTATGCCATGACTATAAACAAAAGCCAAGGTCAATCGTTACACAAAATTGGCGTATACTTACCTGAACCGATTTTTGGCCACGGTCAACTATATGTCGCACTTTCCAGGGCCACCTCACCTAATGCGCTAAAGATACTTCTGAAAAATCAAGACGGTGATAGTTTGAACAAAACTTTAAACGTCGTCTATTCTGACTTACTAAAAGAAATTGAAGGATCATTTAGCCATATTAACAGTAGTCAAATGATTACACCCAGTGAATCTACGAAATTGGCTCTTTTGCATCCATAATCCCAGTACCCGACAGCGATGAACTACCATGCTTCTATTTTAATCTCTACAACTACGAAAGGCTCAAGCCGCTTTGTGGAAATAAGAACAAGTTGTAGGTAATATACAATTTTAATCCATCAGCAAAATACTTATTCCAGTAAATTTTAACATTGATGCATTGTGCTCAGATTTTGTCGGAATGCCGCAATCCATAGAACACAGAGTCACAAAAGATAATGATCCATAGATTCCAAGTAAGTACCACCTTTCCTATTGGTTCACTATGCTTTAACAATAGCTAGATTAATTTCAATACTACCAGCTTATTCTTGTCTCCAATGttgaaagccttgaaaaattaGTTGTATATTTGATATTTGCAGAAAAGGCCCGGTTGTTGGTCAAAGTATACCCCGACGTGCGTTCATTGAATGGTTAGCTTTCAAGTATCGGTTACCCACTCATGATAGGGCGATAAGGTGGAATAAGGAAGGTGAGTTTAAGTGTATTTTCTGTAATTAATTATGCTGAAAGGGCTTCTATTACAAAAATCTATATGGTGTGTGATTCAGAGGTCTTTGTTTGTCAAGAGAGAAACATTGGAATTTTTAGCAAGAAAAAGAGATGCGTTCAGGTGCTTTGTCAGCAGATTCAAGATGTTTGGCTTAGGCTTATGGGGCTTAAATACAGGCCTTCTAAACAGCTTGATTTAGCTGTTGCAGTTTGGAATTTCAATGATATAGTCGAGTAATTCAGCTTTTTTGCAAGTCTTTTGCAGGATGGTATGTATGGTGTTAAGGTAAAGATGGTGTCTTGGGTGTACTTGCATTGGCAGATTTTTAGATTGAGATTATCAGGTGGATTGCGGTTGCTGGTGATATACTTTGGGCATGGCTACATGGTTTTGGGCAGACTGGGGATTGAGAATGCTGGTATTAAAAGGTCAAGTTCTAGGCTGATCGGATGCTTGGTTATGTTTTTGCTGTTACTTATGTTTTTTGGTATTGTTTGATTGTATTTGTTTGTTTGGATGATTTAGGTTGTTTTGAGTCTTGATTGTATAGACTTACTTTTCTGTTGGACGTGGGCCGGGTGTGGCTTTAAGTCTAGAATAGGTTGTTTTTTGATTTCTAGTATGGCTTATGGTCGGGGCCTTGAGAGGTTCCAATTGTTGACCATAGCTAGTGTTTGGGGTTGGTGCTTTCCTTGGGGTATATCCCGGGAAGCCCAACACCTGTAGGTTGTAAATATTTTTTGGATATcaataaaatttaccggggtgcTGTCTCCTTTAAACCAAAATAACATTGTAAGAGACCTACAATTCACAGCAACATCACAATTGGCAACCCACAAACACAAATTCACAGCAACATCACAATTGGATCAATAACTACACCTAGCCAGTCCATTACCCCAGCTCAGTTGGTGGTTTGGCCGGTTGTCTCCATTGGAGGCGCCGGTTCGATCCCTGGCTGGTGTTGGGTATTGGACATCTTGGTGAGGGCTTGGCTCGGGGTtttacccgggttcgagtccgggggggggggggggggattttaCCTATTCCACGGGGTTTCCGCGCATCAGGGGTGTGatatcatgtttttttttttgtttaatgattaacgtttattttttttttaacgatAGCATTCCAAAGAATTGATATAAAAGctttttttttaatggcaaatcTGAATCACTTGCCCAGGacgaaacccaataaatatggaaaaAACCCCATTGTCAGAATCGAACTCAATACCTATTAGTCTTAAAGCCAAATCTCATCTCAAAGATGCCACTAGAGTACAAAGCCATGAGTTGATATAAAATCCATGTTCAAACATTCGAAAATACATAAAATATTCACTTAAAATATTCTTTTCAAAACAGATAAAAATTACATTTCACAATAACAGCGATATTTATTTGTGTTCCGCACATGAACAAAACGAAACAACTTCATCCACAAACATCCGGATATTATTATCCGATGAACCACCATTCATCAACGCCTCACGCGCCGCCGCTTTCAACTCCAACGCATTCTTCCTTATCACTTCCGATTTCAACCCACTCATAACCTCTTCCACACATCTTCCCACTTCATCCCCACTAAAACCACCATCTGAATCCTTCTTCAGCTTCACACCAACACCCCAAACATCCGTCACCAGCTTAGCATTCGTTGGCTGATCCGTCCACTGCGGACAAGCAATAACCGGCACACCAGCCACCACGCTTTCGAGCAACGAGTTCCACCCACAGTGACTCAAGAAACACCCAACTGCCGGATGTGATAACACTTGTGTTTGTGGGCTCCAACTCACTATCAACCCTTGTTCTTTAATCTCATCCAAGAACCCGTATTCGGGTAGCTCTTTATTCTCCGGCATTCTTATCACCCATAGAAACGGCCGGTTTGTGGATTTTAAACCGGCTGCTATGTTCTTTATATCTTTTTCGGACAAAAACAAGAGTGTCCCGAACGAGATGTAAACAACTGAAGAGGGTTTTTGTTTGTTTAGCCATTCCATACAGTTACTATCTTCATTTGATTTGAAAAGATCGTCATCTTCTTCTTTGCCCAGAAGGGTTGCCGGAACTAATGGTCCTACAGGCCAGAACACATGGCCACCATTATTTAGCGATACAATCACGTCTTTTTCGAGCTCCATGAACGAGTTCCCCAGCACCCACTTCACCTTATGCATGTTATGAAACACTTGTTTTAGTATACTATCAAAGCTACGGAACGTGTTTGATGGAAGAACAAACGAGGGTAACTCATCCGCATGAAATACGGGCAGTCCGGGCAGCTTAACGCTCATGTCCGGGTTACTTTCGGTTGGGAAATCATCGAGACGGTTGTAGAAACGATGGTATATTTGGTATAGAGTGGATGGTTGGATCCACAACATGGCGTTGGGAAGATTAACGTCAGCTGCCACATCAGATACCCACGGAACAAAAGGTGTATGGATGATGCATGCAAATTTGCTTGGATGGGATTGGATTAGAGCCAAGAGGTTAACGGGTCCAAACTTGCTTAGCGTATCCATGTAGTGATCCATATTAGCCTTTCGATTGTAGTCGATAGGTAGACCATCGGAGAAGAACTCATGGTGGATGCCGCCGGTGGAATTCGGGGCAGAGGACATGTTTTTGAGGGTAGAACTGTTGGTGGCAAGAGTGACATGGAGGCCTTTAGAAACAAGACTTTTGCCTAGTCTTAGGATGGGGTTTAGGTGACCTTGAGCTGAAAGAGTAACTAGAAGAACATTTGTGTTTTGTTCACAACAAGAACTCATTTTTAAGGTGGAGAAAGATTTGGGTGATGTAGAGAGGGTGCGACCTGCATTTATAGACTGCAGTGTAATAAGTGTACAACTTTCAAAGGTTAATTTTTAATGGATGAATTTGTTACATACAGACTTGTGGATGTGGTCGATTTGGTAAGTTCTAAATTAACCTCCAACGCATGCCATCTGGTCTTCACACAAGCGGACGAGCCGCTGTGAATGCTCTAAGTAGAGTGGGGAAAAAACTAACTTATATAGCCAAGTAATCAAATGAATTAACCGAATCAATTGAGAAACTTAAACATCCAAAGTGTATGAGGTGAGGGGCAAAGTAATTTAACGATTGGTGTTACTTGTTTTTAATGGGGCGGAAAAGTAGTGTCGTAAATGTCTATCTAGCATCGGGAAATCTCCCACATTTTGAATTCGACTCGAGAACCCCTGAAGCGCACTGGAAGCATCTCAAGGTAACAGATGACTAAGTTTACCTAGTAGAAACCTAAACAAATTAATACA from Helianthus annuus cultivar XRQ/B chromosome 10, HanXRQr2.0-SUNRISE, whole genome shotgun sequence harbors:
- the LOC110885286 gene encoding uncharacterized protein LOC110885286 produces the protein MLQPSDRKRRWHEASSSNPVLYTGHQSAAQRRYRSSLLRSVAERNALPERIGHTGALASPSYLDLGDCNNVCEFCGSIFWFDERLISSPLNSRPKYSVCCRGGRVALQFPIQPPQTMKHLFSQSQFLVNIRAYNSMFSATSFSARIDETVNQGASPYVFIVAGHVSHWLGSLCPPEGESPRFLQMYISDCDNEISNRLRFFNGEDRCDLSADVVSVLANTLQDVNEYVKLFKGARELLLNQQIDIPDFVIRLHSRGYNGPVAGTLGAIVCDGDSTAEEFDIVIKRNDNTPHRVSKLHSSYMPLQYPLLFPRAEQGWSPELKLKLTPNPLSRHRNHNRIRNRLTMNMFYSYQIHDREGTYTHLLKAGRLFQQYLVDAYVCIEHCRLEYFRANQNLFRMELLSGIHDAISRGDTEGSDVGKRVVLPASFTGGPRYMYKHYQDALAICRVYGNPQYFITFTCNVRWPEIKRALNRVHCANAHDRPDLIARVFRLKVESLTKFLRSKKPFGEVAADLYTIEFQKRGLPHCHILLWVTAPHKIRDALDVDQHITAELPDRSTEPMLYRIVTDSMLHGPCGLPKINAPCMIDGVCSKSFPKPYEPVTHFDEAGCVRYKRSMNGSQFIKSGVPLDNGFVVPYNKTLCMHFDAHINVEYCGWIMLIKYLFKYISNGADRILFAETSTNIDEVSNYIDGRVVCPYEAAWRILNFPIHHRNPAVQVLAVHLEGMQNVTFKDSQRLHQIINNPGTGKTTLTEWLKNNVYDSTGRDLRYIDYLSRYRWDTAGKFWIRRSTNKPPCIGRLTYVHPTCGEPFYLRLLLNHQVGCRSFTEIRTVSGVVYPTFRAACQKLGLIGNDEEWVSTFTEAAQRATSGELRSLFAHMLLFCGVSNPLALWEDQWLKMSDDVCNANLQQYVLYEIEVLLRSSANSCTLSDFELPMPNQLMLSTLRNQNRLLLEEKSYDRDKLATDHLVMRSTLGPDQLAIYNVVMDSCTTSVQALLFIYGHGGTGKTYLWKTIVSALRSIGKVVLAVAASGIASLLLPSGRTAHSRFKIPLDLTDDSICDIKKNTQLSQLLLETCLIVWDEAPMNDRRCFESLDRSLKDITGETSKPFGGKSVLLGGDFRQTLPVKPKASKAEIVASCLPRSYLWKRFKVHKLTENMRLTQSDTGLTADETFRSFSKWLLDVGDGKIGIPIKENQPDIKLIDIPTQFMIEPSDNGVTELIRFVYNETVLHSPTSSNMADRAIICPKNETVDEINDIILATSPGECVTYLSTDSMTPYSCNDSVTDAMYPTEYLNLLAFNGIPPHCLKLKKHSPIMLLRNIDQKSGLCNGTRLLVSQLLPRVIEAHVITGTAIGHRVYIPRINFVHNGKDLPFIFTRRQFPIKLCYAMTINKSQGQSLHKIGVYLPEPIFGHGQLYVALSRATSPNALKILLKNQDGDSLNKTLNVVYSDLLKEIEGSFSHINSSQMITPSESTKLALLHP
- the LOC110885287 gene encoding UDP-glycosyltransferase 84B1; translation: MSSCCEQNTNVLLVTLSAQGHLNPILRLGKSLVSKGLHVTLATNSSTLKNMSSAPNSTGGIHHEFFSDGLPIDYNRKANMDHYMDTLSKFGPVNLLALIQSHPSKFACIIHTPFVPWVSDVAADVNLPNAMLWIQPSTLYQIYHRFYNRLDDFPTESNPDMSVKLPGLPVFHADELPSFVLPSNTFRSFDSILKQVFHNMHKVKWVLGNSFMELEKDVIVSLNNGGHVFWPVGPLVPATLLGKEEDDDLFKSNEDSNCMEWLNKQKPSSVVYISFGTLLFLSEKDIKNIAAGLKSTNRPFLWVIRMPENKELPEYGFLDEIKEQGLIVSWSPQTQVLSHPAVGCFLSHCGWNSLLESVVAGVPVIACPQWTDQPTNAKLVTDVWGVGVKLKKDSDGGFSGDEVGRCVEEVMSGLKSEVIRKNALELKAAAREALMNGGSSDNNIRMFVDEVVSFCSCAEHK